GGCAACCACCAGATCCGCACGCGACGACCCGCGCAAGTAGCGCACGCTGTAGGTCACGAACGCAAGCGTGAACGTCATGCCGAGCAGGATCGCGCCGTCGGTGGCGAACACGGTGATCAACGCCGGCACGAAAGCGATCGCGGCAAGCACGCGCCCCAACGACTTGTCGCGCAGTTCGGCGCCGAGATCATAGGCGATCCACACGAACACCCCGCCCAGCACGGCGATCAGACCCCACCCTACTTCTCCAAGCGGTGCGCTGAGCTGCCCGCTCAAGTAGGCGGTCAGCGCTGTGTGGGCCGGCGCGGAGGTCACGTACAGCGACTCCGTGCCGGCGTTGACGGCCTGCGCATCGAAGGTCAAGTGTGCGGCAGCGACGCCACTGCCCGCCTGCGCCAGCGCGACGACGATGAACACGGTCAGGGCCGCACCCAAACCCAGCAGGTCATACGGCCCGGGCCAGCCTTGATCGGCGTCGGCCAACTCCTCGCCGCGCGCCTCGGCCCGCTTCTGGCCAAAGCTGAGCGTTCCGCCCAGAAAGATGCTCGTGACGAGCAGGAACAGCATGTAGTCGACCACCAACGTATTCCAGCCCGCCGCCGTGCCATAGAACACAGCCCCGCCTGCGATCAACGCCAGCGCCAGCGACGCGTTCAATCCGATGCGCGGCTGAGAGGTCGGATAGGCCGGGGACAGCATGGCTCCTGCGCCCAGCACCACGGCCCCGAAGATGAAGAAGACGATCAGCGTCATGAATTGTGCTTTCTTGTACAAAGCATCGTGTAAGTATACGCACGTCTGCTGCGGGGTGCTATCGCCACGCGCGGACTCATGCTATTCTTTTACGCATTGCGTTTCTATGCACACTGCGGCGAGTCACGTTATGCCCACCTCCAGCGAACAGTTCGATCAGGTGAAGACCCTGTTGCGCGACGGCAAGCGCGAACGGGCGGTTGAACGCCTGATGAGCTTGATCGAAAACGACCGGGAGAATCCTGAGCTGTGGTGGCTGCTCGCCAACGCGCTTCAAGATCCCGTCAAGGCAAAGCGGGCATTGGCCGAAATGCGCAGTCTGGCGCCGGGTGACCGCCGCGCCGACGAACTGGAAGCGAAGATCGAAGCGCGCATCCTGCTGCGGCAAGTATCGCAGAAGAACAAGCCGCAGCCTCGCCGCTCGAGCGCGCGCAGCGTGATCTTTATCACGTTGGCGTTCATCGCCATTACGCTGGCGGTCGCGTCGCTGGCGTTCTATGCCCTCGACCTGCGCAATCAGCTTGCCGCCGCGCAGCAGCCCGACCCGACCGTGTTCGTACTGCCGACGTTGACACCAAGCGACACCCCCACCAATACGCCGACGCCCACGTCGACGCCGACCGATACACCCACAGCAACCCCGACCGACACGCCGACCGCGACGCTCACGCCGACACCGACACTGACTGTCACGCCAAGCGAGACCGCGACCGATACGCCGACGGTCACGCCCAGCAGCACATCGACACTGACGGCGACGTTCACCGCGACACATACGCCGACCGCGACGTTTACGCACACGCCGACAAGCACCACCACGCCGACAGTCACGCCCTCGATGACGATCACCGACACGCCAATTGGCGGCCAGTTCACGGCAACCGCGATGGCGGGTACGGCCGCGGTCACGCAGACGGTCGCCGCCGCGACGGTGCTGCATATC
The sequence above is a segment of the Candidatus Flexicrinis affinis genome. Coding sequences within it:
- a CDS encoding tetratricopeptide repeat protein, coding for MPTSSEQFDQVKTLLRDGKRERAVERLMSLIENDRENPELWWLLANALQDPVKAKRALAEMRSLAPGDRRADELEAKIEARILLRQVSQKNKPQPRRSSARSVIFITLAFIAITLAVASLAFYALDLRNQLAAAQQPDPTVFVLPTLTPSDTPTNTPTPTSTPTDTPTATPTDTPTATLTPTPTLTVTPSETATDTPTVTPSSTSTLTATFTATHTPTATFTHTPTSTTTPTVTPSMTITDTPIGGQFTATAMAGTAAVTQTVAAATVLHIAQMTETAAAALGTVIGPEATDEIDPEATDEVGPEATVEVGAAPLSVPGAATITPTSTGDATSFATPDTITVYDLGFSAPSSLNPADREERGSLTAGSVRRTVIQPYTEHAWTFDAAAGATYDLTIESLSRSGAPIVAVFTADGTVIATTGDIEAGSTETRAALSFVAPGSGPLTVVVRMAAVNQQLYAASLERR